TAGTATACAATATGCATACTTCATGCACATTGaatattacttatttttattttgaagttacTAATCTCAATATTGTCATTCACACAGAGTTGGTGGCCACGAGGATTTTGCAAAAAAAGTGTTGTCCTCAACACTTCTACTACAATGATTCAAGATTCCAttacaatataatattattgtataCTTTCCTTAAgttcttttaaaacaaattaatttgattgcaatatttttcatgtaatatttttttactggTCACTATTTTTCCTGTTGTTTTATGtcctttattcattttttttattttaataattgttGGAGTGTTTATGTCCCAAGAAATTTCAGCCTTGGGGCCTTGGGGGTTATAATTCTTGAGTGATAATtctaattagtaaaaatattgttCTAGCCTTAGAAGTTGttcattatccccccccccccccccccccctcctcctccaaaaaaaattgttgatatttaAGCAGAAAGTAAACTCTTTTACTGATTAGACAGAAAGTAAATActaaaaagaatttattttatatgcacAAAAACACAGACAGAAGTACGTAAAATATTATGTGAGTATAAAAGAGATCATTCTATATGCACTAAAAAAGATTTGTAGTTGTGGCAACACCGGAACATTTGAatgcaataagaaaagttagagatgagtttcaactaaatttaaattttaacaaaaataaaacacgGTAGAATCATATTTCTCTAACTtgtcttatatatatttgtacttttaattaattattaatttataatattaatgggatcatatatttatatatgattttctaaaaataaattattttattatcctatcgaaattgttttttaaaaaattggccTAAGTTAAGAccaaaaaaaatgttatctcaaagaaattattgatttactgtatattaatttaatgagaTTTTACTTTACTTTGTTTTTCCTTTATCTTAGTGTCTAAAATGTGTTTTGGTATATCAATACCACATAATTTTGACTTTCACATCAATGACAAAAATTTCTTTACTATATTTAAGTACCTTGTATATCTTGGCATGATGCGTTCTGATGTTCCTCTTTAGctacattttatatatcataaaacttttacattatttaaaaaagaaaagaaattggtatttaataacataaaataatgtgAAGATGtttaatatatagaaatttaaaatcgagataaaatatatttttttttgttgaaagttagagataaaatattacttatttattatttttacttatttgaataAACGTAATTTATTAGTAACAGTGCGAGTATAATTTTATCCCCCTTTGATTCTCCTCTCCTAAATATTCACCATAATTTGATAAATGTTAATAgcatatttcttaaatgaaattatttggATTGCTAAGGGCATCGAACAACAATTTTGAGAAAGCCAATATAGAATTTCTTGATCTTTTTATGTATAtctaaaagtttataaaattttgagataCTCTATCAAATTAACCCTAAGTGAGTGTTAGGTTGCAGTTTATTTAAAATTAGAAgccattaaataaattttgcaagTAGCCCTAAATTAACCCTACGTAAGTGTTAGGTTATAGTGTATTTAAAATTGAAgccaataaataaattttgcaagTAGCCCGTTTGCTTTCATTGGCTTACATTGTGAAAACCCgttaatgaaataatgaaatgaaaagagGGGCTTTTTTCATCCTATGAGCCCTGCGAGCTCACGAGTCGTCAATCACTCGAAGAATTTTATCGACTGACTTCTATTTGCATCGGATCTAGAGATATGTTGCCAGTTAGCGCTAAAGAAGAAGTCGTGCTATATCGATATTTCTCATTATTCCcctataaatatattaattatcattctcacatttttttttcctataaatatattaattatcctTCTCACATTTATTTTGGAAGAACTCTAACCTATCATATGCATCACATGGTAGACTTGGACAAAGCCTTGGGGGAATGAATCCACGAGTTTCACACAGGCCCCACCTacaatctataaaaaaaatcaaacaacaaaaaaatcttaattagatatgtattttattaaattaattttatcatcaatattttaggaatttaaaatttgatttgtatcagtttatatagttatttaatattgaagatcgtacaattttttttgtaatagaaccttttaatttgataaaataaataaataaataaatgaagtaaaatatttattttagataagATCAAATATATAAGTGAAATGTATTGTAATagattatttgtaattttaggaattcaaaataaagtagttaatatatatatatatatatatatatatatatatatatatatatatacgtatacATATACCTTTATGTATCACTATTCGGTATTCTCTTTGTCACATTTCATTTCaatgttctatttttttagtttattcttTAACAAAATGTTATGactttaatatcttttaaaaaatttaatttaaagtttattatttatttttgataaagtgatttataatcatataaataataaaaaatggttTAGatcacaaattaaattttttttttctttgtttataatCATGTCAAATTAACCGATGTCAGATgaagaaaataacatttaatttacaAGAAGAATAATTTGATagatatgattttatatattatgatttatatttttagttgacattattttttttttttatcgtaTCACTTAATTTGAGACGGAAAGAGAGTTACGAAGAAGCACATATCATACTTTACTGAGGTTGCAAGAATGTTGCACACTTTTCCTCCATCCAAATCTGCTTGAAAGCTGCTCTTCACTTTCTTATTCCAAAATGGCAAAGACTTAACAGGTAAATCCTTTTGTTTATTCATCAGTCAACATGAATCCAAGGTAAAGTTTGAACCTTTTAGCCCCCAactcatttctttattttattaattagtcTACACTGATGTGTGTAGCTTGTATGACTATAGTGGTTGACTAGTTCTCTTATTGAACTCtctagaataatatattttaatattgattaCATTGTTTAAGCTTGTGTTTGTGGtgagattttattctttctcaattgGGAATCAAATCATATTGGAATAAGTGCTAGGCTCAGAAAATATTGTACTTTTCTGTTTTGGTTTATGGGTTGAGGTTTCCTAGTTAGGACAACTGCTGTGCTGACACTAATGGGGTACCTAATTTCAGATTCTTGCTCTGAGGCTCATACTGGAACTCCTTATTCTGCAAAGTTCTTATTTTTTGAGGATCTTgcataaaatcttgaatttttatcttcaagatttgggatttaaGCTTCATTTTTATGTTGCATTTGTTGACAGGGTTTTTTTTGGGAGAAACTGTGAGGGTGAGGTAATCCTCGTCATTTCTTGATAGACGTGGACTTAGGATTTTGAGTTTATGAGTTTAGGTTCTACAAAAAGCAAATTACTGGTTCTTGATAGGTGGATTTTTTTTAACACAAATACAAAATCTGGCCGGCCAAAGCTACACGGTAGGCTAGCTCAAGCCGTGCTTGCTGGAAGGTAGTGATGGAGGCCCGAGTTAGGAGGAGAGTGTTTCTCTTATTGGTTTCATGTATATGGGTGCCTATGGCGGTTCTTGGTGGGATTGAGAATGTCACTGTCTCTTCCTTGTCTTGGCCAAAAGTGGTGAAGTTTGGAGCTTTATTCACAGTAAATTCAGTCATCGGAAGTTCTGTAATGCCCGCCATTTTAGCTGCAGTCGATGATGTTAATGCTGATTCTACAGTACTTAGTGGGACCAAATTGCACGTCGTAACACAGGATACAAATTGCAGTGGATTCATAGGCACTATTGATGGTAAAGGCTTTTTTTCCACCATAATATTCTTGTCTGTATTAAAGCTACTTAATTTTCAGTAGTGCTGGTGTCTAGACACATGATATCGTATAGTCAATTTCTTCTACTTTCAGTATTATTAACAAATGTGATGTTCCCCATTTAAAGTATAAATATTAGACTAAGATTGCTTATTCAATCCAATTCCTTCGCTTGATCAATTTGATCATACATAAGGGGGTAACggtatttcttttcttctgcTTCATTAATTTTAAAGCATTCTGGGCGTGGTGGCACCAGGGAGAAGGGTGCAATGGAATGTTTCGGCAGTTTTTTGAGAAGTGTAAGCTATCACGAATGGATTTATACCAGAAAAGGACCATGAAGCAATGCATACTTCCTCTATAAGTAAATGCAGAAGCTAAGTTTAGTTCATGCCTTCATGGCCTGTTTCGGGATTTTGGAATAGTTCAATGTCTTGATAAATGATTGTTTATAGACGTAAGCCTTTGTCGAAACCATAACCGATACTGGTGTTCCTTTCGCATTTAGGTTATTTACATTAACTTTATCGATTGCTTTTTTTCCTGTACCCCTCTTAATATTTGACAAACACACTTCCGTTGCAGCTTTGCAGCTGATGGAAAAAGAAGTCGTTGTTGCGGTGGGTCCGCAATCCTCTGGAATAGCACATGTCATTTCTCATGTAGTGAATGAACTTCGTGTCCCACTTTTGTCTTTTGCAACTGATCCTACTCTTTCCTCTCTTCAGTACCAATATTTTCTTAGAACTGTCACAAGTGATTACTTCCAGATGTATGCTATTGCTGATCTGGTTGATTATTATGGATGGAAGGAGGTTATAGCCATATTTGTTGATGATGACAATGGTAGAAATGGGATATCGGTGTTGGGTGATGCCCTTGCAATGAAGCGGGCCAAGATCTCTTATAAAGCAGCCTTTTCTCCTGGAGCAACTATGAGTGATATCGATGACTTGTTAGTTAGTGTGAACCTTATGGAGGCACGGGTTTATATTGTTCATGTAAATCCTGATACTGGACTGTCATTTTTTTCGAAGGCTAAAAAATTGGGAATGATGAGCAGTGGTTATGTTTGGATTGCTACTGATTGGCTTCCATCTGTTTTGGATTCATCAGATTTTAATAAAGATACTATGGACGTACTACAAGGGGTTGTCGCACTTCGCCATCACACTCCAGATTCTGATAAGAAAAAGACATTTACATTTCGATGGAAAAATTTGAAGAGTATAAAAACTTCAAGGTTTAATTCTTATGCACTTTATGCTTACGATACAGTTTGGTTGGTCGCCCGTGCTCTTGACCTTTTCTTCAAGAATGGTGGAAAtgtcactttctctaatgaccCCAGTTTGCGTGATACCAATGGAAGTTCTCTGAAGTTGTCATCCCTCCGAGTCTTTGACCAAGGACAGAAACTACTCCAGATACTTGTTGGCATGAACTTCACAGGTCTAACTGGTCAGATTCAGTTTGATCCTCAGAAGAATTTGATTCATCCAGCATATGATGTACTTAACGTAGTTGGAACTGGATTACGCACTATAGGTTACTGGTCAAACTATTCTGGTCTCTCTGTTACAACACCCGAGGTTTTATATACAAAGCCTGCAAACACTTCAACAAGTAACCAAAAGCTATATAATGCTATATGGCCTGGAGAAACTATAAGACGACCTCGAGGATGGGTGTTCCCCAATAATGGAAAGCCCCTGAGAATTGCCGTTCCTTTCCGTGTCACTTTTGAAGAGTTTGTGAAGAAAGACAAAGGACCCGCTGGGGTGAAAGGATATTGCATTGATGTTTTTGAGGCTGCAATAGACTTGTTGGCTTACCCTGTCCCTCATGTCTACATTTTGTACGGAGATGGAAAAAGAAACCCGTCGTTCAACAGCATAGTGAATGATGTTGCACAAAATGTGAGTACTTGCAGCTACATTCAACAACCTAGTATTTATGACAAAAGTACTCTAGCCAAGCCAGTGACCAGTCTGACTATATCTACTCAGCTTTAGTATCTATGCATCAGGATTTTTCATGATGGAAACACTAACTAATTAGGAAATAAGGTGGTtccttttttataaatatgaaatgtgATAGAGACCCTTGATGCTGATTAGAAGTATCACAATTCTACATAGGGTAAGTGAAATATGCATGATCATAGTGGATTTTATACTTATGTGAATTTGTTGAGGATTTACGGATGCATAACTCAAATATTTGGTTCATTGTGATATAAACGGATATCTTTGTGACTGTTACTAACACAATATGACCCAGTAAGTTGGAGAAATATGTAATTGAACTGAATAGGTTGGTCAGCAGCAATTGTCTATACATTCAGTTTATTGAGTAAAGTCGTTTGgtaaaatttcttaaatgtcGGTAGGGAGGAACAACCAAGAaaatttagtttcttttttgtACTTCGTAATGATGTAACATTCCATCTCTGCCTTAAAGTTAGAACAGTTGGtgtatgcataaaaaaaatgaggatATTTCTTAGACCACTTATCAGGTTTCATTTGTTTGTTAGAAATATGATGCAGCTGTTGGAGATATTGCAATTACGACAAATCGCACAAGGATTGTGGACTTCACACAGCCTTATATGGAATCTGGACTCGTAGTAGTTGCTCCTGTCAAAGAGACCAAATCCAGTCCTTGGGCTTTCCTTAAGCCATTTACAATTCAAATGTGGGGTGTAACTGGGGTATTCTTCCTCTTTGTTGGTTGTGTTGTTTGGATTCTTGAGCATCGGATGAATCCTGAATTCCGCGGTCCACCGAGGAAACAACTCATTACAGTGTTCTGGTTAGTACTTCTTACTGCTACAACCTCTTGTGAAGCGAGAATCAGTATGCTGTTTAAGTgcaaatttttctttaatgtaCTAGCATGAAGCTAATTTTGATTCTTTCCTTTGCACAATTTGAATTCTGATGACACTATTAATGATGAGGAGATCCTTTTTCAGTAAATCTTTTTGCCTGTACAAGTGTATTATCCCTGGTACTAACATCCATTTTTTCTTTCAGGTTTAGTTTCTCAACCATGTTTTTCGCGCACAGTAAGAATATCCTGCTTGAACTTTTCTAGCAAGGTGCTATTGTGGTACTTAGTTCTAGCTTCGCATAGCTGACACTCTCCGTTGTGAATGAATACAGGAGAGAACACATTGAGCACCTTGGGACGCTGTGTGCTGATTTTCTGGCTCTTTGTGGTTTTAATCATCAATTCGAGCTATACAGCTAGCTTGACATCTATTCTTACAGTGCAGAAGCTGTCTTCAGGAGTTGCTGGAATTGACAGTTTAATCTCAAGCCCTGATCCTATAGGAGTCCAGGATGGGTCATTTGCATACAATTATCTCATTGATGAGCTACATGTTCCAAAGTCGCGGctccaaataataaaaagtgaAGCTGAATATGTTAGCGCCCTCCAGAATGGTCCAAAAGGTGGTGGTGTTGCTGCCATTGTCGACGAGCTCCCTTATGTTGAGCTTTTTTTGTCTAATAGCAAATGCATATTCAGGACTGTAGGACAGGAGTTCACAAAGAGCGGATGGGGCTTTGTAAGTATTTCCTTTCTGTTTTTGCTATGATGAGATAGCTGACAGTTCCCCATAAAACTATATTTACCACTTACACATGATCTAAATCGACTTCCTCCTCAACCCCAACGAAGAGGAATAAATAGAACCCAATCCAATATTGGAATAGAAAAAATGGAAACTACAACATACTCcctttatttcaatttgttcgtcttacttttcttttaggccatttcaaaaagaatgtctcCTTCCTTTTCGACAACTCTTTAATTTTGACTATCCACCTGACATATttagaccacaagattaaagaacaATCTGGAAGTTCATTGTACGTATCTTTAgcttaagaccacaagattcagAAGtcttaatttacttttttaaactCCATGCCAAGTCAAAACCAGACAAATAACTTGAACCGGGGAAGTATTATGTTTATCTCCTATTGATGATGCACAGGCAATCTGGTCTACTAAAAGACTGATCTTAACTGTCTTTGGTCAGGCATTTCAAAGAGACTCTCCTCTGGCTATTGATTTGTCAACTGCTATCCTTCAACTATCAGAAAATGGTGAATTACAAAGGATCCATGACAAATGGCTATCTAACAATGAATGCTCTTCACAAAACAACCAAGTCGACGATACTCGCCTTTCTCTCAGTAGCTTCTGGGGACTTTATGTGATCTGTGGTGGTGCTTGCGCTGTTGCTCTTGTAGTGTTTATCTGCAGGGTTTACTGTCAATTCCTCAGGTATGACCCCGAGACAGAGGAACCGGAGATCAGTGAACCTGAATCTGCAAGGTCTAGTAGGCGTTCCCTACGGTCACGTAGCTTCAAGGACTTAATGGGCTTTGTTGATAAAAGAGAAGCTGAGATAAAAGAAATGCTCAAACGTAAGAACAGTGACAACAAGAAACAGATAAGTCATATCTCAGATGTGCAACAGAACTCTCCTGTTTAAAATATTGTTGGGTTGATGTGTTTTTGTTCAATGCATCAagctatatatgtatatgacatTTGCAATTGCTATTTTATGTAACTTATTTGTCATAAAAACTTAGGTAGATTAGAATGAAAAATATCTTTGTAGGCTATTTAGTATGAAAAGACTAAATAACAGACGTGgtctagtggtcaatgaagtgatTGTAAATCCTAAGGTTTTAGGTTCAAAACTGAGTGGAGACACAAAAACACAAGTGATTCTTTCCATCTGTTCGAGTCTTGATGGACAGAGTTACTTGGTACCTGTTATTGGTGGAAGTGATAAATATCCTGTGAAAGTGACGAAAGTTGGTTCCGGACACCATGGTAATAAAAAAGTGgctatattatattgtataaatGATTGATATAGAGGGACAATTGTATTCAAAGTTCAATCATCTGTTTTCCTTTTTTGGGTACTATtgtatttttagtaaataaatttaataacttCCATTTACTTTTCCGTTGTGTCCTATTATTTGTGGGAAGATAATGCTTTGTTCATCTTAGTTCACCAGAACTTGGGATTGATGTTCAggttaaaataaatagaaagagGTTAAAATAAAGCAGAATGAAATATAGTCCCGagtaaaaagggtaaaaaaattgtcaaaatttttaaaagagaatGACCGAGAGATTTTC
This DNA window, taken from Solanum lycopersicum chromosome 5, SLM_r2.1, encodes the following:
- the LOC101246724 gene encoding glutamate receptor 3.4 isoform X1, with translation MEARVRRRVFLLLVSCIWVPMAVLGGIENVTVSSLSWPKVVKFGALFTVNSVIGSSVMPAILAAVDDVNADSTVLSGTKLHVVTQDTNCSGFIGTIDALQLMEKEVVVAVGPQSSGIAHVISHVVNELRVPLLSFATDPTLSSLQYQYFLRTVTSDYFQMYAIADLVDYYGWKEVIAIFVDDDNGRNGISVLGDALAMKRAKISYKAAFSPGATMSDIDDLLVSVNLMEARVYIVHVNPDTGLSFFSKAKKLGMMSSGYVWIATDWLPSVLDSSDFNKDTMDVLQGVVALRHHTPDSDKKKTFTFRWKNLKSIKTSRFNSYALYAYDTVWLVARALDLFFKNGGNVTFSNDPSLRDTNGSSLKLSSLRVFDQGQKLLQILVGMNFTGLTGQIQFDPQKNLIHPAYDVLNVVGTGLRTIGYWSNYSGLSVTTPEVLYTKPANTSTSNQKLYNAIWPGETIRRPRGWVFPNNGKPLRIAVPFRVTFEEFVKKDKGPAGVKGYCIDVFEAAIDLLAYPVPHVYILYGDGKRNPSFNSIVNDVAQNKYDAAVGDIAITTNRTRIVDFTQPYMESGLVVVAPVKETKSSPWAFLKPFTIQMWGVTGVFFLFVGCVVWILEHRMNPEFRGPPRKQLITVFWFSFSTMFFAHRENTLSTLGRCVLIFWLFVVLIINSSYTASLTSILTVQKLSSGVAGIDSLISSPDPIGVQDGSFAYNYLIDELHVPKSRLQIIKSEAEYVSALQNGPKGGGVAAIVDELPYVELFLSNSKCIFRTVGQEFTKSGWGFAFQRDSPLAIDLSTAILQLSENGELQRIHDKWLSNNECSSQNNQVDDTRLSLSSFWGLYVICGGACAVALVVFICRVYCQFLRYDPETEEPEISEPESARSSRRSLRSRSFKDLMGFVDKREAEIKEMLKRKNSDNKKQISHISDVQQNSPV
- the LOC101246724 gene encoding glutamate receptor 3.4 isoform X2 — protein: MEARVRRRVFLLLVSCIWVPMAVLGGIENVTVSSLSWPKVVKFGALFTVNSVIGSSVMPAILAAVDDVNADSTVLSGTKLHVVTQDTNCSGFIGTIDALQLMEKEVVVAYQYFLRTVTSDYFQMYAIADLVDYYGWKEVIAIFVDDDNGRNGISVLGDALAMKRAKISYKAAFSPGATMSDIDDLLVSVNLMEARVYIVHVNPDTGLSFFSKAKKLGMMSSGYVWIATDWLPSVLDSSDFNKDTMDVLQGVVALRHHTPDSDKKKTFTFRWKNLKSIKTSRFNSYALYAYDTVWLVARALDLFFKNGGNVTFSNDPSLRDTNGSSLKLSSLRVFDQGQKLLQILVGMNFTGLTGQIQFDPQKNLIHPAYDVLNVVGTGLRTIGYWSNYSGLSVTTPEVLYTKPANTSTSNQKLYNAIWPGETIRRPRGWVFPNNGKPLRIAVPFRVTFEEFVKKDKGPAGVKGYCIDVFEAAIDLLAYPVPHVYILYGDGKRNPSFNSIVNDVAQNKYDAAVGDIAITTNRTRIVDFTQPYMESGLVVVAPVKETKSSPWAFLKPFTIQMWGVTGVFFLFVGCVVWILEHRMNPEFRGPPRKQLITVFWFSFSTMFFAHRENTLSTLGRCVLIFWLFVVLIINSSYTASLTSILTVQKLSSGVAGIDSLISSPDPIGVQDGSFAYNYLIDELHVPKSRLQIIKSEAEYVSALQNGPKGGGVAAIVDELPYVELFLSNSKCIFRTVGQEFTKSGWGFAFQRDSPLAIDLSTAILQLSENGELQRIHDKWLSNNECSSQNNQVDDTRLSLSSFWGLYVICGGACAVALVVFICRVYCQFLRYDPETEEPEISEPESARSSRRSLRSRSFKDLMGFVDKREAEIKEMLKRKNSDNKKQISHISDVQQNSPV